A portion of the Acidobacteriaceae bacterium genome contains these proteins:
- a CDS encoding CocE/NonD family hydrolase codes for MRKAFVGAALALAFGGGSVVWAQTASDPVKDAVAFVSEHSDKHEYRIPMRDGAKLYVKVWAPKDGFADKGPYPILMSRTPYSCGDYGGTKRMPSVTGNPALLMSGYILVCEDVRGRWASEGTWYEMTPSHDGKGVDESSDMHDTVDWLLKHVPNNNGRVGIMGISYPGFYTAASIVDSHPAIKAASPQAPIIDLWMGDDAYHGGAFMLSANHSFYAPFFRPQKNPTTEREKATFKFPTQDMYQYYLGMGTLGKLDSPAGGTNPYFHDQVAHSEYGPYWQARDIGLHLHGVKAAVMNVGGWFDAEDLAGPVHSLHQIDKLSPEAPANTLVEGPWVHGGWARSDGSRLGDVEFGSKTAEFYREKIEAPFFEHYLKGRAWDGLPKAYVFETGSDVWRKYDAWPPKPAVAKELYFQPDGGLAWSVPTEAKSSDSYVSDPAHPVPFTPYVTGPDVPQRYMDDDQRFALTRGDVIAYETAPLTEDVTIVGPVKPSLMIASTGTDSDFVVKLIDVYAEDFKQADEEPVSGKRSQAPPVVMQGYQMLVRGEPFRAKYRESWTAPSPLVPGKVTKVAFTMQDVNHTFLKGHRIMVQVQSSWFPLVDRNPQVFMDIYKAKPEDFKPATETVFHESGAASGVQVLVMPGVR; via the coding sequence ATGCGAAAGGCGTTTGTTGGCGCAGCTTTGGCGCTGGCTTTTGGGGGCGGAAGTGTTGTGTGGGCGCAGACGGCCAGTGACCCGGTGAAGGACGCTGTGGCGTTTGTGAGCGAGCACTCTGACAAGCATGAGTATCGCATTCCGATGCGCGATGGCGCGAAGCTCTATGTGAAGGTGTGGGCACCGAAGGATGGCTTTGCCGACAAGGGGCCGTACCCGATTCTGATGTCGCGTACACCGTATAGCTGTGGCGATTACGGTGGGACGAAGCGGATGCCGAGCGTGACGGGGAACCCGGCGCTGCTGATGAGCGGCTACATCCTGGTCTGCGAGGATGTGCGCGGACGCTGGGCGAGCGAAGGCACCTGGTATGAGATGACTCCGTCACATGATGGCAAGGGTGTGGACGAGTCCAGCGATATGCACGACACCGTGGACTGGTTGCTGAAGCATGTGCCGAATAACAACGGGCGTGTGGGCATTATGGGCATTAGCTACCCGGGGTTCTATACGGCGGCGAGCATTGTGGACTCGCACCCGGCGATCAAGGCGGCAAGTCCGCAGGCCCCGATCATCGATCTTTGGATGGGCGATGATGCTTATCATGGCGGCGCGTTCATGCTGAGCGCGAACCACTCGTTCTATGCGCCGTTCTTCCGTCCGCAGAAGAACCCGACGACGGAACGCGAGAAGGCGACGTTCAAGTTTCCGACGCAGGACATGTACCAGTACTACCTGGGGATGGGAACGCTCGGGAAGCTGGACTCTCCTGCGGGTGGAACGAATCCTTACTTCCATGACCAGGTGGCGCACTCAGAGTATGGGCCTTACTGGCAGGCGCGAGATATCGGGCTGCATCTGCATGGCGTGAAGGCGGCTGTGATGAACGTTGGCGGATGGTTCGATGCGGAGGACCTGGCAGGGCCGGTGCATTCGCTGCACCAGATCGACAAGCTGAGCCCGGAGGCTCCGGCGAATACGCTGGTCGAGGGGCCGTGGGTGCATGGTGGATGGGCGCGGTCGGACGGATCGCGACTGGGCGATGTCGAGTTTGGATCGAAGACGGCGGAGTTCTACCGCGAGAAAATTGAAGCGCCGTTCTTTGAGCACTACCTGAAGGGCAGGGCGTGGGACGGACTGCCGAAGGCGTATGTGTTTGAGACGGGCAGCGATGTGTGGCGCAAGTATGACGCGTGGCCGCCGAAGCCTGCGGTGGCGAAGGAGCTGTACTTTCAGCCGGATGGTGGGTTGGCATGGAGCGTGCCCACCGAGGCGAAGAGCAGCGACAGCTATGTGAGCGATCCGGCGCACCCGGTGCCGTTTACGCCGTACGTGACGGGGCCGGATGTTCCGCAGCGCTACATGGATGATGACCAGCGTTTCGCGCTGACGCGTGGTGACGTAATCGCTTACGAGACGGCTCCGCTGACAGAGGATGTGACGATTGTGGGGCCGGTGAAGCCGAGTTTGATGATTGCTTCAACGGGAACTGATTCGGACTTTGTGGTGAAGTTGATTGACGTGTACGCGGAGGACTTCAAGCAGGCGGATGAAGAACCGGTTAGCGGGAAGCGTTCGCAGGCTCCGCCGGTGGTGATGCAGGGCTACCAGATGCTGGTTCGTGGTGAGCCGTTCCGCGCGAAGTATCGCGAGAGCTGGACGGCACCGTCGCCGCTGGTTCCGGGCAAGGTGACGAAGGTGGCGTTCACGATGCAGGATGTGAACCACACGTTCCTGAAGGGCCACCGGATTATGGTGCAGGTACAGAGCTCGTGGTTCCCGCTGGTGGACCGCAATCCACAGGTGTTCATGGATATCTACAAGGCGAAGCCGGAGGATTTCAAGCCGGCGACAGAGACGGTGTTCCATGAGTCCGGAGCGGCGAGCGGTGTGCAGGTGCTGGTGATGCCGGGCGTTCGCTGA
- a CDS encoding tyrosine recombinase, whose protein sequence is MGAESNAVLLKEYAMHLRVERGLRPLSCEAYATDLGMFAEFLEGRNVVLMVARQDEVSGFMQHLREHGQESRSVARKLSSLRGFYRWLLKDKRITHDPTVNIESPKAWKVLPKSLPAADVNEMLERTGAAARMADADGIALRDHAMLELLYAGGLRVGEIVALREEDLRLDVQSVQVRGKGDKERIVPIHAKAVAAIEEYVQRGRTELVRRAKSGSGLQRALFLSARGRVMTTASVWEMVKSLNRNASPHKLRHSCATHMVERGADLRTVQTILGHADIATTQVYTHLAIDRLKQVHRQFHPRAKRVGA, encoded by the coding sequence ATGGGTGCGGAGAGCAACGCGGTGCTGCTGAAGGAGTATGCGATGCATCTGCGCGTAGAGCGCGGGCTGCGTCCGCTGAGCTGCGAAGCGTATGCAACGGACCTGGGGATGTTTGCGGAGTTCCTCGAAGGCCGCAATGTTGTGTTGATGGTGGCAAGGCAGGACGAGGTCAGCGGCTTCATGCAGCATCTGCGCGAGCATGGGCAGGAGTCGCGGTCGGTGGCGCGGAAGCTGAGCTCGCTGCGGGGCTTCTATCGCTGGCTGCTGAAGGACAAGCGCATCACGCATGATCCTACGGTGAATATCGAAAGCCCGAAGGCGTGGAAGGTGTTGCCGAAGAGTCTGCCTGCGGCAGATGTGAACGAGATGCTGGAGCGTACGGGCGCGGCCGCTCGGATGGCGGATGCGGATGGGATTGCGTTGCGCGACCATGCGATGCTCGAGCTACTGTATGCGGGTGGGTTGCGTGTGGGGGAGATTGTGGCGCTGCGCGAAGAGGATCTGCGGCTGGATGTGCAGAGCGTGCAGGTGCGGGGCAAGGGCGACAAAGAACGCATTGTGCCGATTCATGCGAAGGCTGTTGCGGCGATTGAAGAGTATGTTCAGCGAGGGCGCACGGAGCTTGTGCGGCGTGCGAAGAGTGGAAGCGGATTGCAGCGTGCGTTGTTTCTGAGCGCGCGTGGCAGAGTGATGACGACGGCCTCGGTGTGGGAGATGGTGAAGTCGCTGAATCGCAATGCGAGCCCGCATAAGTTGCGGCATTCGTGCGCGACGCATATGGTGGAGCGTGGAGCGGACCTGCGTACGGTGCAGACGATTCTGGGTCATGCGGACATTGCGACGACGCAGGTGTATACGCATCTGGCGATCGATCGGTTGAAGCAGGTGCATCGGCAGTTTCATCCGAGAGCGAAGCGGGTGGGAGCGTGA
- a CDS encoding tyrosine recombinase XerC, with translation MSSTFESLAERYLAMLRDERGSSEHTLRAYRREVGDFAAFLTEMFGAHGDVRRVEHTHIRAYMAALFDRGLTKASVARALAAVRSWFKWMARAGVIEANPAVLVQTPKLPKHLPRVPSMAEVNGVLDSLEQVPIAKKRQSNTEGTEDHGVWPERDRVIFELLYGCGIRNSELCGLDLENILWRDDAVRVFGKGSKERIVPLGDAAAQAMKAYLPQRAERLERAGKGKMVEAGPLLLNARMRGECRLTTRSVGRIVKGIAVRGGLAADVHPHTLRHAFGTHMLEEGADLRAIQEMLGHERLSTTQRYTQLTVGQVQRVYDATHPRATE, from the coding sequence GTGAGCTCGACCTTTGAGTCGCTGGCGGAACGCTACCTTGCGATGCTGCGCGATGAGCGCGGATCGAGCGAGCATACGCTGCGTGCGTATCGCCGCGAGGTGGGTGACTTCGCGGCGTTTCTTACGGAAATGTTTGGAGCCCATGGCGATGTGCGGCGCGTGGAGCACACGCATATCCGTGCGTACATGGCGGCACTATTTGATCGTGGGCTGACGAAGGCGAGTGTGGCTCGCGCGCTGGCTGCGGTGCGGAGCTGGTTCAAGTGGATGGCGCGGGCGGGTGTGATTGAAGCCAACCCTGCGGTGCTGGTGCAGACGCCGAAGCTGCCGAAGCATCTGCCGCGTGTGCCGAGCATGGCTGAGGTGAATGGCGTGCTGGATTCGCTGGAGCAGGTTCCGATAGCGAAGAAGAGACAGTCGAACACCGAGGGCACAGAGGATCACGGAGTATGGCCGGAGAGAGACCGCGTGATCTTTGAGCTGCTCTATGGCTGCGGGATTCGCAACTCGGAGCTGTGTGGTTTGGACCTGGAGAATATTCTGTGGCGTGATGATGCGGTGCGGGTGTTTGGCAAGGGAAGCAAGGAGCGCATTGTGCCGCTGGGGGACGCTGCCGCGCAGGCGATGAAGGCGTATCTGCCGCAACGCGCAGAGCGGCTGGAGCGTGCAGGTAAGGGCAAGATGGTGGAGGCCGGACCGCTGCTGTTGAATGCCCGGATGCGTGGAGAGTGCAGGCTGACGACGCGCAGCGTGGGGCGCATTGTGAAGGGGATTGCTGTGCGCGGAGGGCTGGCTGCGGATGTGCATCCACATACGCTGCGCCATGCGTTTGGAACGCACATGTTGGAAGAGGGAGCCGATCTGCGCGCGATCCAGGAGATGCTGGGGCATGAACGGTTGTCGACGACGCAGCGGTACACGCAGCTTACGGTGGGACAGGTGCAGCGCGTGTATGACGCGACGCATCCGCGAGCGACAGAGTAG